The following proteins are co-located in the Gloeocapsa sp. PCC 7428 genome:
- the mreC gene encoding rod shape-determining protein MreC codes for MYIIRRWWERYALTLVLVSLSFGTAWAIRHTQGAIVLEVYQMLTRPFQSNPSQVLHLHDARIQELETRVAELETQNQQLEELLGYVNKSYKKIGSSQAAIAAPVIGRSADQWWQQITLGRGSQAGIQVGNIVTAPGGLVGRVTSVAPHTSRVLLISDPSSQLGVTISRSRFMGFLRGQSANYAVMQFFDKVPDVRLGDMVVTSPYSQIFPAGIPVGRVESINLQKSPAPEAVITLSAPMSYIEWVVVSTK; via the coding sequence ATGTACATTATTCGTCGCTGGTGGGAGCGCTATGCTCTAACACTAGTGCTGGTAAGTCTGTCTTTCGGTACTGCCTGGGCAATCCGCCATACTCAGGGAGCAATTGTGCTTGAAGTTTACCAGATGCTAACGCGTCCCTTTCAATCGAATCCAAGTCAAGTGCTACACCTGCACGATGCCAGAATTCAAGAACTAGAAACACGCGTCGCTGAACTGGAAACTCAAAATCAACAGCTTGAGGAGTTATTAGGATATGTCAATAAGTCTTATAAAAAGATAGGTTCGTCACAAGCAGCGATCGCCGCCCCTGTTATCGGTCGCAGTGCAGATCAATGGTGGCAACAAATCACGCTAGGACGCGGTAGCCAAGCAGGAATCCAAGTTGGTAATATTGTGACTGCCCCAGGTGGACTAGTCGGCAGAGTCACCAGTGTCGCGCCGCACACGAGTCGTGTCTTATTAATTAGCGATCCTAGCAGTCAATTAGGTGTGACGATTAGTCGCAGCCGCTTTATGGGATTTTTACGCGGACAATCGGCAAATTATGCTGTAATGCAGTTTTTTGATAAAGTTCCCGATGTGCGTCTAGGAGATATGGTAGTCACATCGCCTTATAGCCAAATTTTTCCTGCTGGTATACCTGTAGGACGCGTTGAGTCGATTAACCTTCAAAAAAGTCCAGCCCCAGAAGCCGTCATTACCTTATCTGCACCCATGTCTTACATAGAATGGGTCGTTGTCTCAACGAAATAG
- the mreD gene encoding rod shape-determining protein MreD produces MNRISLARLHQRQIVNWLVTVGSVFLCLLLLPMRLPGIELAGTAPNWLLIWVVAWSVKRTVVQGAIAGIILGLLQDSMTSPLPSHALSLAVVGIVTARLRKQRYLQEDFISVALIVFGMAVLAEVITAAQFSFWGAAIAGKYTASINNFAEVWTYYQRVALASAIVSSLWAPVVYYPLNRWWEKMKD; encoded by the coding sequence TTGAACCGTATTTCACTAGCGCGTTTGCATCAACGCCAAATAGTAAATTGGCTTGTTACAGTTGGCTCAGTTTTTTTATGCTTGTTACTGTTACCAATGCGCTTACCAGGAATAGAACTAGCAGGGACTGCGCCCAACTGGTTACTGATCTGGGTTGTTGCTTGGAGTGTGAAGCGAACAGTCGTTCAAGGGGCGATCGCCGGAATCATCCTCGGTTTACTCCAAGATAGCATGACATCACCTTTGCCCTCACACGCGCTCAGTTTAGCTGTGGTAGGAATTGTCACCGCCCGCCTACGCAAGCAGCGTTATCTTCAGGAGGACTTTATTTCGGTTGCTTTGATTGTCTTTGGCATGGCAGTTTTAGCCGAGGTGATAACAGCAGCACAATTTAGTTTCTGGGGTGCAGCGATCGCGGGCAAATACACTGCTAGTATTAACAATTTCGCCGAAGTTTGGACGTACTACCAACGTGTTGCTTTAGCTTCTGCAATTGTGAGTAGCTTGTGGGCACCAGTGGTATACTACCCCCTAAATCGTTGGTGGGAAAAAATGAAAGACTAA
- the ribD gene encoding bifunctional diaminohydroxyphosphoribosylaminopyrimidine deaminase/5-amino-6-(5-phosphoribosylamino)uracil reductase RibD, with amino-acid sequence MVQADLQPEETEVTDFDRAMMQRCLQLARRALGRTAPNPLVGSVIVQGGEIVGEGFHPGAGQPHAEVFALRAAGDRARGATVYVNLEPCNHYGRTPPCSEALIAAKVAKVVVGMVDPNPLVAGGGIARLRSAGIKVIVGVEEDDCRQLNEGFVHRILYQRPFGILKYAMTLDGKIATSSGHSAWISNQSARNLVHQLRAACDAVIVGGNTVRNDNPRLTSRQAEAHNPLRVVMSRTLDLPTEAYLWQTAEFPTLVLTEINANPQFQQFLRQKNVEVVELPSLTPTQAMAHLYARGFSSVLWECGGTLAARAIAEGSVQKILAFIAPKIIGGSSAPSPISDLGLTNMNQALALERVRWQTIGSDCLVEGYLPQDSSFLVQNSH; translated from the coding sequence ATGGTACAGGCGGATTTACAACCAGAGGAAACCGAAGTCACCGACTTTGATCGGGCGATGATGCAGCGATGTTTGCAACTGGCGCGCCGCGCTTTAGGTCGCACCGCACCGAATCCGTTGGTAGGATCTGTCATTGTCCAAGGTGGAGAAATTGTTGGGGAAGGATTTCATCCTGGTGCTGGTCAACCTCATGCAGAAGTTTTTGCCTTGCGTGCCGCAGGCGATCGCGCGCGTGGCGCTACGGTATACGTCAATTTAGAGCCTTGCAATCACTACGGACGGACTCCCCCGTGTTCTGAAGCGTTAATCGCCGCCAAAGTCGCGAAAGTCGTTGTGGGCATGGTCGATCCGAATCCACTCGTTGCTGGCGGTGGAATTGCGCGGTTACGCAGTGCCGGAATTAAAGTTATTGTCGGTGTAGAAGAAGACGATTGCCGTCAACTCAACGAAGGCTTTGTGCATCGCATTCTGTATCAGCGACCGTTTGGTATTTTAAAGTATGCGATGACCTTAGATGGCAAAATTGCGACGAGCAGCGGTCATAGTGCGTGGATTAGTAACCAAAGCGCGCGAAATCTCGTTCATCAACTACGTGCGGCGTGTGATGCAGTAATTGTTGGCGGGAATACAGTCAGAAACGATAATCCCAGGTTAACTAGTCGTCAGGCAGAGGCACACAACCCCCTACGGGTGGTGATGAGTCGCACGCTTGACTTACCTACCGAAGCCTATTTATGGCAAACCGCAGAATTTCCAACGCTCGTGTTGACAGAAATAAACGCTAATCCTCAATTCCAACAGTTCCTACGCCAAAAAAATGTCGAGGTGGTAGAATTGCCATCGCTGACACCAACTCAGGCAATGGCACACTTATACGCACGCGGTTTTTCATCGGTGTTGTGGGAATGCGGCGGCACGTTAGCAGCACGCGCGATCGCCGAAGGATCAGTGCAAAAAATTCTCGCCTTCATCGCGCCTAAAATTATTGGCGGAAGCAGCGCACCATCACCAATTAGTGACTTGGGTTTAACAAATATGAATCAGGCACTTGCGCTCGAACGAGTGCGCTGGCAAACTATAGGGTCAGACTGCTTGGTAGAAGGTTATTTACCGCAAGACAGCAGTTTTTTGGTGCAGAATTCTCATTAA
- a CDS encoding CDC27 family protein: MTSFDKTADPTNSYQIWFARGAALANSGHYLEALANLNKAVTIREDDPSSWVLRAVVLVHLERYSEALSSCEKALELDSKHQEAWLIRGAALHYLGRYQQSYTSYNKALGMNQQSWWQRITQTWYKLRGIQDPDKMNKVA; this comes from the coding sequence ATGACTAGCTTCGACAAAACAGCAGATCCAACGAATAGTTACCAAATCTGGTTTGCTAGAGGTGCAGCTTTAGCTAACTCAGGTCACTATCTAGAAGCGCTAGCTAACCTAAACAAAGCTGTGACGATTCGAGAAGACGATCCGAGCAGTTGGGTATTACGCGCAGTGGTACTGGTACATTTAGAACGCTACTCCGAAGCCTTAAGCAGTTGCGAAAAAGCTTTAGAACTAGACTCCAAACATCAAGAAGCATGGCTAATTCGCGGTGCAGCCTTGCATTACCTGGGTCGCTATCAACAGTCATACACGAGTTACAACAAAGCACTGGGGATGAATCAGCAATCGTGGTGGCAAAGAATCACACAGACATGGTACAAGCTACGTGGCATTCAAGATCCTGACAAGATGAATAAGGTAGCTTAA
- a CDS encoding metal ABC transporter permease: protein MNWLIEPLSFEFMRQAIATAVLLGILCAVVGTYLIVQRMGLLGDVIAHAVLPGLAIAFFFGMDIFLGAFVSGTFSTFVIAWIQSQSRVKVDVAMALVFSGFLALGITLITVLRSKLDLHQFLFGDILGVTNSDVWRTLFITVIVLLLVKVFYKELLFYTFDPLGAQAMGLPVNLIHFGLTAAITLTIIASMQAVGVVLVVSLLVGPGTTAYLLVKELHQMMILGAVFGIVSSVSGMYLSYYLNIPSGAAIVLVASGLFLIALLFSPRQGILTRARVH from the coding sequence ATGAATTGGTTAATTGAACCGCTAAGTTTTGAATTTATGCGTCAAGCGATCGCCACTGCGGTTTTACTCGGAATCTTGTGTGCGGTTGTGGGAACCTATTTAATTGTACAACGGATGGGCTTATTAGGCGATGTCATTGCTCATGCGGTGTTACCAGGACTTGCGATCGCGTTTTTCTTTGGTATGGATATCTTTCTAGGAGCCTTTGTTTCTGGTACATTCAGCACCTTTGTTATTGCTTGGATTCAGTCACAATCTCGTGTCAAAGTTGATGTGGCAATGGCATTAGTTTTCTCAGGTTTTTTAGCATTAGGAATTACATTAATTACTGTTTTGAGAAGTAAACTAGACCTACATCAATTTCTGTTTGGTGACATTTTAGGCGTCACTAATTCAGATGTGTGGCGCACTTTATTCATTACAGTTATTGTCCTCCTCTTAGTCAAAGTTTTTTATAAGGAATTGCTGTTTTATACCTTCGACCCTTTAGGAGCGCAAGCAATGGGATTGCCTGTGAATTTAATTCATTTTGGGCTAACTGCTGCGATTACTTTAACAATTATTGCTAGTATGCAAGCGGTGGGAGTTGTGCTTGTTGTATCTCTCTTAGTTGGTCCTGGAACTACAGCTTACTTACTTGTAAAAGAACTCCATCAAATGATGATATTAGGTGCGGTGTTCGGGATTGTCAGTAGTGTTAGTGGTATGTATCTTAGCTATTATTTAAATATTCCTTCGGGTGCTGCAATTGTTCTAGTTGCCTCTGGATTGTTTCTGATAGCTTTATTATTTAGTCCTCGTCAAGGAATTTTAACGCGGGCAAGAGTTCATTAA
- a CDS encoding metal ABC transporter ATP-binding protein, which yields MLEVQHLAVNYQGISAVEDVSFCLEPGQIVGVIGPNGAGKSTLVKGILGLVPTTSGKVRYRARSLQQQLHSVAYVPQRSAIDWDYPITVERVVLMGRTVHTGWLREHSRRAKEIAACAMERVGIYNLRRRAIGQLSGGQQQRVFLARTLAQEAELFFFDEPFVGVDKKTESIMFEVFEELKAQGKILLLITHDLGGTLTQCDRLLLLNRKIIANGSLREVFTAENIQRTYGDGLLLLSKQFFA from the coding sequence ATGTTAGAGGTTCAGCACTTAGCTGTCAACTACCAAGGAATTTCTGCTGTTGAGGATGTAAGCTTTTGCTTAGAACCAGGGCAAATTGTTGGTGTAATTGGTCCAAATGGGGCAGGAAAAAGTACACTTGTCAAGGGCATTTTGGGTTTAGTCCCAACGACGAGTGGTAAAGTGAGGTACAGGGCGCGATCGCTGCAACAGCAATTACACTCAGTTGCTTATGTGCCACAAAGATCGGCGATTGACTGGGATTACCCGATTACTGTAGAACGCGTTGTTTTAATGGGACGCACAGTGCATACGGGTTGGTTGCGCGAACATAGCCGTCGAGCGAAAGAAATTGCTGCTTGTGCGATGGAACGTGTCGGAATTTATAATTTACGACGGCGGGCGATCGGACAATTGTCAGGAGGACAGCAGCAGCGCGTATTCTTAGCGCGTACACTAGCGCAAGAGGCGGAATTGTTCTTTTTTGATGAACCCTTTGTGGGAGTTGATAAAAAGACAGAATCAATTATGTTTGAGGTTTTTGAGGAATTAAAAGCTCAAGGAAAAATTCTCTTACTCATTACGCACGATTTAGGAGGTACATTAACGCAGTGCGATCGCCTATTACTTTTGAATCGCAAAATCATTGCTAATGGTTCGTTGAGAGAAGTTTTTACCGCAGAAAATATACAACGCACGTACGGCGATGGCTTGCTACTTTTAAGCAAGCAGTTTTTTGCCTAA
- a CDS encoding metal ABC transporter solute-binding protein, Zn/Mn family, producing the protein MLHKRYKQIVLTITLGLIGCNSTPTPTGQETTLQTVGDRPSVIATTSVLCDMTQQVAAETVDLTCLVAAGEDPHLYQPTPEDRKAIDQADLILYGGYDFEPALIKLIEATSNPAPKVAVHEVAVSQPIMAEPHSHDHDHDRDHSHASEETAPDPHVWHNAQNGIRMVETIRDNLEQVAPNHASLYNSNAQQITSELAQIDAWIKSQIATIPPQNRKLVTTHDAMNYFAQAYGIPIEGTLRGISTEEAPTAARVSELVKNIRQSSVPTIFAEATINPRLIQTVAREANVQVSERKLFADGLGEPGTDADTYQNKLIANTRTIVEGLGGNYTPPQVASLN; encoded by the coding sequence ATGTTACACAAACGTTATAAGCAAATTGTCCTAACGATAACGTTGGGGTTAATCGGCTGTAATTCAACTCCTACTCCGACAGGACAAGAGACAACATTACAAACTGTAGGCGATCGCCCATCGGTAATTGCCACCACAAGCGTGTTATGTGATATGACACAACAGGTTGCGGCTGAGACTGTTGATTTAACGTGTCTAGTTGCAGCAGGAGAAGACCCCCATTTGTATCAACCTACACCTGAAGACCGCAAAGCGATCGACCAAGCCGATTTAATTCTATATGGTGGTTACGATTTTGAACCAGCTTTAATCAAATTAATTGAAGCGACGAGTAATCCTGCACCTAAAGTTGCCGTACACGAAGTTGCGGTTTCACAACCAATTATGGCAGAACCGCACAGCCACGACCACGACCACGATCGCGACCACTCGCATGCGTCCGAGGAAACTGCACCCGATCCTCATGTATGGCACAATGCTCAAAATGGTATCCGCATGGTAGAAACTATTCGCGATAACCTAGAGCAAGTCGCACCAAATCACGCCTCACTCTACAACAGCAACGCCCAACAGATTACGAGCGAACTCGCTCAAATCGATGCATGGATTAAATCACAAATTGCGACAATTCCGCCCCAGAATCGTAAGTTAGTAACTACTCACGATGCCATGAATTACTTTGCTCAGGCATATGGTATTCCCATAGAAGGAACACTTAGAGGTATTAGTACAGAAGAAGCGCCTACGGCTGCTAGAGTCAGTGAACTAGTCAAAAATATTCGACAATCAAGCGTACCCACAATCTTTGCAGAAGCAACCATCAATCCGAGGTTAATTCAAACTGTCGCTAGAGAAGCAAATGTTCAAGTATCTGAACGTAAACTTTTTGCCGATGGCTTAGGAGAACCAGGAACCGATGCGGATACCTACCAAAACAAGCTCATTGCCAATACTCGTACTATTGTCGAAGGGCTAGGAGGTAACTATACTCCTCCCCAAGTAGCTAGCTTAAATTAA
- a CDS encoding 2Fe-2S iron-sulfur cluster-binding protein, with translation MVYQVRLVNPDMALDRTILVPEEQYILDIAEEAGIRLPAGCHQGNCSACVAKIISGEVDQSEQRFLQPAEIAAGYTLTCVAYPLSDCTLQTHQEKVLYHSSLYYSTEQSG, from the coding sequence ATGGTCTATCAAGTGCGATTAGTAAATCCTGATATGGCACTTGACCGCACGATTTTGGTTCCTGAGGAGCAATACATTCTTGATATAGCAGAAGAAGCAGGAATTCGTTTACCTGCGGGTTGTCATCAAGGAAACTGTTCCGCCTGTGTTGCCAAAATTATTAGTGGAGAAGTCGATCAAAGCGAACAAAGATTTTTACAACCCGCAGAAATTGCAGCAGGCTACACGCTTACTTGCGTAGCCTATCCACTCTCAGATTGTACTTTACAAACGCATCAAGAAAAAGTTTTATACCATTCTTCTTTGTATTATTCTACTGAGCAAAGCGGATAA
- a CDS encoding SRPBCC family protein has product MVRFKYSSLIDAPVEVVWNFYERPDILNLLTPPWQPIQVIRHEGGLEVGATTEFNIFLGLIPLRWVTIHTEYSRYHFFTDEQREGPLEYWKHRHQFTAEDHKTLLTDDIDFSLPGGFLTDFFASWLVMMQLDQVFRYRHEVTQRECRIHY; this is encoded by the coding sequence ATGGTTAGATTTAAATATTCTTCACTGATTGATGCACCTGTAGAAGTCGTTTGGAATTTTTACGAGCGTCCTGATATACTCAATCTTCTAACTCCGCCTTGGCAACCAATTCAAGTAATACGTCACGAAGGAGGATTAGAGGTAGGAGCAACAACTGAATTCAATATATTTTTGGGTCTTATTCCCCTACGATGGGTAACGATTCACACTGAATACAGTAGATACCATTTCTTTACAGACGAACAGCGTGAAGGACCACTTGAATATTGGAAACATCGTCATCAGTTTACAGCAGAAGATCATAAAACCTTGCTAACTGATGATATCGATTTTAGCTTACCTGGTGGATTTTTAACAGATTTCTTTGCTAGTTGGTTAGTGATGATGCAACTCGATCAAGTATTTCGCTATCGCCACGAAGTTACACAACGAGAATGTCGAATTCATTATTAA